From a region of the Halanaerobium hydrogeniformans genome:
- a CDS encoding sugar ABC transporter substrate-binding protein — MKKTNTLIIFLGLMLIITGFLNITVQAQDDVIGVAEEDAEYNIGFIVKTMANPYFARMKDGAEEAALDFNINLTWVSAQEHTDAEGQLNLVEDMIQREMDAIVINPVGPEAIVPAIKQANERGIPVVIVDTTAAGGDIVTFVGMDNVDAASDIAEYVAQEMNGKGNIAILEGVRGHSTAEERLVGYNNVIDQYPELNVVASQAANYDRSEGMRVTENFLVSNPDLDLIISSNDEMGLGAIRAIMAAGRQNQVKVVGFDAIDDALVSVKNGEMLATVESVPDMQAYESVKAAVDYLNGKEVPSEIIVPCVVVDQSNVDEFLD, encoded by the coding sequence ATGAAAAAAACAAATACTTTAATTATCTTTTTAGGTTTGATGCTTATAATCACAGGCTTTTTAAACATAACTGTTCAAGCACAAGACGATGTAATTGGTGTTGCTGAAGAAGATGCAGAATATAATATTGGTTTTATAGTTAAAACCATGGCTAACCCTTATTTTGCAAGAATGAAAGATGGTGCTGAAGAAGCTGCTCTGGATTTTAATATTAATCTAACCTGGGTATCAGCTCAAGAACACACTGATGCAGAAGGACAGCTAAACTTAGTTGAAGATATGATTCAAAGAGAAATGGATGCGATTGTGATAAATCCAGTTGGACCCGAAGCTATTGTTCCGGCAATAAAACAGGCTAATGAGCGGGGTATACCGGTTGTTATTGTAGATACAACTGCAGCCGGCGGAGATATAGTTACTTTTGTAGGAATGGATAATGTTGATGCTGCAAGTGATATAGCAGAATATGTAGCTCAAGAAATGAATGGTAAGGGTAACATTGCCATACTAGAAGGTGTAAGAGGGCATTCAACAGCCGAAGAAAGATTAGTTGGCTATAATAATGTTATCGATCAGTATCCAGAATTAAATGTAGTTGCTTCACAAGCTGCAAATTATGATAGATCAGAAGGAATGAGAGTAACTGAAAACTTTTTAGTTAGCAACCCAGATTTAGATCTTATTATTAGTTCAAATGATGAAATGGGACTTGGCGCAATAAGAGCTATTATGGCAGCTGGAAGACAAAATCAAGTTAAAGTTGTTGGTTTTGATGCAATTGATGATGCTTTAGTATCTGTCAAAAACGGAGAAATGTTGGCCACTGTAGAAAGTGTTCCAGACATGCAGGCTTATGAATCTGTAAAAGCAGCAGTTGATTATCTTAATGGTAAAGAAGTACCATCAGAAATTATTGTTCCCTGTGTTGTAGTAGACCAAAGCAATGTTGATGAGTTTTTAGACTAA
- a CDS encoding DDE-type integrase/transposase/recombinase — MFSRKIPNFLLKPIMNFVLLTYLFFARLFQVDFEPNNKLDDSYTKFNSFDDPQPIIEYNQVDYRDILAEAEKNGETIQPVNRNKPLTVKVEECSQCGAPKKYLYSFGHDPDGYQKFQCKLCKHQWAPKKPKKPKNHPTYRCPFCNYALAKEKKRKHFTKYKCRNDDCSKWKNEHKRYRYRAYNFDINKLELSRPDKEPVNLDHSHYGNFTISKAIDFYVSLGLSLRQAERALKLAYGVSPSAQTIQNWTVSLAYRLAPKINELDLPLSGIVAVDETYIKIKGSWHYLFTAIDGENGCVIAQHLSKNRDAKGAITILKRIIDQYQDQKFVLVTDMAPIYRAAVHAAKVFLKTNIDHKQLKGLFANDDNSDEIYRPYKNIIERFFGTYKAHYKRHKSFSSFDGALTHITLYQLYFNYLKPHSSFNDKPPLIVEGARGQPIESWAQLIRWITKTDR, encoded by the coding sequence ATGTTTTCTCGAAAAATACCTAATTTCCTGCTTAAACCTATCATGAATTTTGTTCTTTTGACCTATCTTTTTTTCGCCAGACTTTTCCAGGTTGATTTTGAACCCAATAATAAACTCGATGATAGTTATACTAAATTTAACAGTTTTGATGACCCACAACCTATTATAGAATATAATCAGGTTGACTATCGCGATATTCTAGCTGAAGCTGAAAAAAATGGTGAAACTATTCAGCCTGTTAATCGCAATAAACCTCTAACTGTAAAGGTTGAGGAGTGCTCTCAATGTGGAGCTCCCAAAAAATATCTCTACAGTTTCGGTCATGATCCAGATGGATACCAAAAGTTCCAGTGTAAACTCTGTAAACATCAGTGGGCTCCTAAGAAACCTAAAAAACCTAAGAACCACCCTACATATCGCTGTCCTTTCTGCAACTATGCTCTTGCTAAAGAGAAAAAGCGCAAGCATTTTACCAAGTATAAATGCCGCAATGATGACTGTTCTAAATGGAAAAATGAACATAAGCGTTATCGCTACAGAGCCTATAATTTTGATATCAATAAGCTTGAACTTTCCAGACCTGATAAAGAACCTGTTAACCTTGATCATTCTCACTATGGAAACTTTACCATCTCTAAGGCTATTGACTTTTATGTCAGTCTTGGTCTTTCTTTAAGACAGGCTGAAAGAGCTCTTAAACTTGCCTATGGTGTTTCACCTTCAGCTCAAACCATCCAAAATTGGACTGTCTCTTTAGCTTACAGACTTGCTCCTAAAATCAATGAGCTTGATCTGCCTTTATCTGGTATTGTTGCTGTTGATGAAACATATATTAAAATAAAAGGCAGCTGGCATTATCTTTTTACTGCCATAGATGGTGAAAATGGCTGTGTTATCGCTCAGCATCTTTCTAAAAATCGCGACGCTAAAGGTGCAATAACCATTTTAAAAAGAATAATCGACCAATATCAAGACCAAAAATTTGTTCTAGTTACTGATATGGCTCCAATTTACAGAGCTGCTGTCCATGCTGCTAAAGTGTTTTTGAAAACCAATATTGACCACAAACAACTTAAGGGGCTATTTGCTAACGATGATAACTCAGATGAAATTTACAGACCTTATAAAAACATCATTGAAAGGTTTTTCGGTACTTATAAAGCCCATTACAAACGCCATAAAAGCTTTAGCTCTTTTGATGGTGCACTTACTCATATAACTCTTTATCAGCTCTATTTTAATTATTTAAAACCTCATAGTTCCTTTAATGATAAACCACCACTGATAGTGGAAGGAGCAAGAGGTCAGCCTATCGAATCCTGGGCCCAACTTATCAGATGGATCACCAAAACTGATAGGTAA
- a CDS encoding GntR family transcriptional regulator has product MDKIKRNISRYVNNEYKFSEKLGQKYKNLGDEVYETVKNKIINHEIKPGERIIDKNLAEQLGVSRSLVRQALTILEKEDLVTSVPRSGFYVKEIKERDVVEIYEIRKILEKAATEKAVPNIPEKDIAKLNTIFENAKKDLDKDKVVEFIKADSELHKVIINNCGNQRLIKLINSYNTYIAFYRVVDLSRVERAKEAYFEHLEIFNAVKERDVELTVELMAKHIDNAKNIIIDNFYEYTYK; this is encoded by the coding sequence ATGGATAAAATTAAAAGAAATATATCTAGATATGTGAATAATGAATATAAATTCTCTGAAAAGCTAGGGCAAAAATATAAAAATCTGGGTGATGAAGTATATGAAACAGTAAAAAATAAAATTATAAATCATGAAATTAAACCCGGAGAAAGAATTATTGATAAGAACTTAGCAGAACAGCTAGGTGTGAGCAGAAGTTTAGTTAGACAGGCTTTAACAATACTTGAAAAAGAAGATCTTGTAACTTCGGTTCCAAGAAGTGGATTTTATGTAAAAGAAATAAAAGAAAGAGATGTTGTGGAAATATATGAGATAAGAAAAATATTAGAAAAAGCCGCCACCGAAAAAGCTGTACCAAACATACCAGAAAAAGATATAGCTAAGCTGAATACTATATTTGAAAATGCCAAAAAAGATTTAGACAAAGATAAAGTAGTTGAATTTATAAAAGCTGATAGTGAACTACATAAGGTAATCATTAATAATTGTGGTAATCAAAGATTGATCAAATTAATAAATAGTTATAATACTTATATTGCATTTTATAGAGTGGTTGATTTATCGAGGGTAGAGAGGGCAAAAGAAGCTTATTTTGAACATCTTGAAATTTTCAATGCTGTTAAAGAAAGAGATGTTGAACTAACCGTAGAATTAATGGCTAAACACATTGATAATGCTAAAAATATTATTATTGATAATTTCTATGAATACACGTATAAATAA
- a CDS encoding sugar ABC transporter ATP-binding protein has protein sequence MATVLQMKNISKFFPGVKALDNVDFSLESGEIHVLAGENGAGKSTLIKILSGAYTKSEGEIFLHGEKVDINNPIKAKKLGINVIYQELELALNMTVMENIFLGKLPLSNRALGTVNFNKIYKETQKILDKLGLEFSPNAIVGDLRVADQQMVEIAKALLGNPEILIMDEPTSSLCDSEIERLFTVMEDLRKSGKSIVFISHRMKELWEVGDRISILRSGKMIITESLAKIDENGVTSAMVGKEIENKFPKQKVSMGDEVLRVEALSSKNGIKNISFNVKAGEILGISGLVGSGRTEILRAIFGADKTEEGEIYVKGKKVNIKNPNDAVKYGIGLIPEDRKQQGLVLDLNVKDNITLSILKKLANTGVLDQKKMKEVSKEYIEKLSIKTPNMNFKSKLLSGGNQQKVVLAKWLCAKSNVFLFDEPTRGIDVGAKVEVYELMIELAKNGAAIIMVSSEMPEILNMSDRILVMHEGKITGKFRAEDAKAENILNCAMGGELSDNE, from the coding sequence TTGGCAACAGTTTTGCAAATGAAAAACATATCTAAATTTTTTCCAGGTGTTAAAGCTTTAGATAATGTTGATTTCTCTCTTGAGTCAGGAGAAATCCATGTTTTGGCAGGAGAAAATGGTGCTGGGAAATCAACTTTAATTAAAATACTTTCTGGTGCCTATACAAAAAGTGAAGGAGAAATTTTTCTGCATGGGGAAAAAGTAGATATAAATAACCCGATTAAAGCCAAAAAATTAGGTATCAATGTAATTTATCAAGAGCTTGAATTAGCATTAAACATGACAGTGATGGAAAATATTTTTCTGGGCAAATTACCTCTTTCAAATAGAGCATTGGGTACAGTTAATTTTAATAAAATATATAAAGAGACTCAAAAAATACTGGATAAGCTAGGTTTAGAGTTTAGCCCTAATGCAATAGTAGGAGATTTGAGGGTTGCTGATCAACAGATGGTTGAAATTGCCAAAGCCTTATTAGGAAACCCAGAAATATTAATTATGGATGAACCAACTTCTTCTTTATGTGATAGTGAGATAGAACGTTTATTTACTGTAATGGAGGATCTAAGAAAATCTGGTAAAAGCATTGTTTTTATTTCACACAGGATGAAAGAGCTCTGGGAGGTTGGAGACAGGATTTCCATTCTGCGCAGTGGCAAAATGATTATTACGGAGTCACTAGCTAAAATTGATGAAAATGGTGTTACTAGTGCTATGGTTGGAAAAGAAATAGAAAATAAATTTCCCAAACAAAAGGTGAGTATGGGAGATGAAGTTTTAAGAGTAGAAGCTTTGAGCAGCAAAAATGGTATTAAAAATATTTCATTTAATGTTAAAGCAGGAGAAATTTTAGGAATATCAGGACTAGTGGGTTCGGGAAGAACCGAAATATTAAGGGCAATTTTTGGTGCTGATAAAACAGAAGAAGGAGAGATATATGTAAAAGGAAAGAAAGTTAATATCAAGAACCCTAATGATGCAGTTAAATATGGAATAGGACTTATACCTGAAGATCGCAAACAACAGGGATTAGTTTTAGATTTAAATGTAAAAGATAATATTACTTTATCAATTTTAAAAAAACTGGCTAATACCGGAGTATTAGATCAGAAAAAGATGAAAGAAGTATCAAAAGAATATATTGAAAAATTGAGCATTAAAACCCCGAATATGAATTTTAAGAGCAAGTTATTAAGTGGGGGTAATCAACAAAAAGTTGTATTAGCAAAATGGTTATGTGCCAAATCGAATGTATTTTTATTTGATGAGCCTACTCGTGGTATAGATGTAGGAGCAAAAGTTGAGGTGTATGAATTGATGATAGAATTAGCTAAAAATGGAGCTGCTATTATTATGGTTTCATCAGAGATGCCAGAGATATTAAATATGAGTGACAGAATATTGGTTATGCATGAAGGCAAAATAACCGGTAAATTCAGGGCAGAGGATGCAAAAGCAGAAAATATCTTAAATTGTGCAATGGGCGGTGAATTAAGTGATAACGAGTAA
- a CDS encoding AEC family transporter, with product MESIYPILEQLLLMAVLISLGFYLKRSGKINQAAEKGIAELTIDIAFPALIFTNIVKDFNLNLLKRYLIIPLSSFIITASSILIILLIAKLFRYSKNESKEIAFVSSFSNNIFVGAPIAIAIFGAQGLIIAIFYDFGMHLVVWSLGVWLLNSSGQKKKINFFKNIFSAPIVALLFSIAVVILGVEVPQTLINISENIGNITVPLAMIFIGLKLAQSRFKDLLGNKKIYLVSFLRLLLIPILVYLGTGLFALPELYRGVITILASMPVFATSPVIMQKYGHKGDLASEAIFATIVFMIFTLPFFIFMIV from the coding sequence ATGGAAAGTATTTATCCAATATTAGAGCAGTTATTATTAATGGCAGTATTAATTTCGCTTGGCTTTTATTTGAAGCGCTCCGGTAAAATCAACCAGGCAGCTGAAAAAGGAATAGCAGAACTGACAATTGATATTGCTTTTCCGGCCTTAATATTTACAAATATAGTTAAGGATTTTAACTTAAATCTATTGAAAAGATATTTAATTATACCCTTGTCTTCTTTTATTATAACCGCTAGTTCCATTTTAATAATTCTCTTGATAGCTAAGTTATTTAGATATTCAAAAAATGAAAGCAAAGAGATAGCTTTTGTCAGTTCTTTTAGTAATAATATTTTTGTCGGTGCACCAATAGCCATTGCAATTTTTGGTGCTCAGGGTTTGATCATAGCCATATTTTATGATTTTGGTATGCATTTAGTGGTATGGAGTTTAGGCGTTTGGTTATTAAATAGCAGTGGACAAAAGAAAAAAATAAATTTTTTCAAAAATATTTTCTCTGCTCCAATAGTAGCACTTTTATTTAGTATAGCAGTTGTAATTTTAGGTGTTGAAGTTCCACAGACATTAATTAATATCAGTGAAAACATAGGTAATATAACAGTACCTTTGGCCATGATATTTATTGGTTTAAAACTTGCTCAAAGTAGATTTAAAGATCTACTGGGCAATAAAAAAATATATTTAGTATCATTTTTAAGGTTATTGTTAATTCCAATTCTAGTATATTTGGGAACTGGGTTATTTGCATTGCCAGAGTTATATAGAGGTGTAATAACTATATTAGCATCAATGCCGGTCTTTGCTACTTCACCAGTAATTATGCAGAAGTATGGTCATAAAGGAGATTTAGCCTCAGAAGCGATTTTTGCAACTATAGTTTTTATGATCTTTACACTACCATTTTTCATTTTCATGATCGTATAA
- a CDS encoding cupin domain-containing protein, giving the protein MIKRGKDDVEQVYIETLGGKGKMYITQLMGKDAALPDVDGFPDDFDSSLHFLHELILEPGTQIGEHTHEGSEEIYFMVEGTGEMTVDGKLVKMKAGDAVLTKNNSTHSFVVTSDEPVKLFVVEAGV; this is encoded by the coding sequence ATGATTAAAAGAGGTAAAGATGATGTAGAACAGGTATATATTGAGACTCTCGGTGGAAAGGGAAAAATGTATATCACACAGTTAATGGGTAAAGATGCTGCTCTACCTGATGTAGATGGTTTTCCGGATGATTTTGATTCCTCACTCCATTTTTTACATGAACTAATTTTAGAACCAGGAACACAAATTGGAGAACATACACATGAGGGAAGTGAAGAAATATATTTTATGGTAGAAGGAACCGGAGAAATGACGGTTGATGGCAAACTGGTAAAAATGAAAGCTGGTGATGCTGTTTTAACCAAAAATAACAGTACCCATTCCTTCGTAGTTACCAGTGATGAGCCTGTAAAATTGTTTGTTGTAGAAGCAGGAGTTTAA
- a CDS encoding HPr family phosphocarrier protein, with protein MAFEKDVKIKNKTGMHAKPAADFVKKVNKYSSKISVIFEGKEVNAKDVMAVMGLGVAKGNQITIKAEGDNAKTAVEEIIDFVKNDMVTNDY; from the coding sequence ATGGCTTTTGAAAAAGATGTAAAAATTAAAAACAAAACAGGTATGCATGCTAAACCAGCAGCAGACTTTGTGAAAAAGGTGAACAAATATTCCTCAAAAATAAGTGTGATTTTTGAAGGGAAAGAGGTTAATGCCAAAGATGTTATGGCAGTAATGGGTTTAGGTGTTGCTAAAGGTAATCAAATTACAATTAAAGCCGAAGGAGATAATGCCAAAACAGCGGTTGAAGAAATAATTGATTTTGTAAAAAATGATATGGTTACAAATGATTACTAA
- a CDS encoding ISNCY family transposase: MVALKKSDSYQSANFMHFQELLEEHENITISYNALHTILSSNGVKSPKKHRKKKVHHRRKRKAKEGQLIQIDASPHDWFGTGEKYDIHGAIDDSTGKIMGLYMTKNECRQGYFETLRSVVLNYGIPVSIYTDRHTIFRSPKADKLTIEEQLAGKTVKDTQFGRAMKELGITMIPARSPQAKGRIERLWDTLQSRLPVEFKIAGISTIEQANEFFADYLIKFNEKFAVAPEDTICAFRTLPEEICIDNILCVKEERILDNGLTFSFIISASRSLLIVCQSIQNRKSKFFLVLNSV, encoded by the coding sequence ATTGTTGCCCTGAAAAAATCAGACTCGTATCAAAGTGCTAACTTCATGCATTTTCAAGAATTACTAGAAGAACATGAAAACATCACCATTAGTTACAACGCACTTCACACTATTTTAAGCAGCAATGGTGTCAAAAGTCCCAAAAAGCATCGCAAAAAGAAAGTTCATCACCGTCGTAAACGCAAAGCAAAAGAAGGCCAATTAATCCAAATTGATGCCAGTCCACACGACTGGTTTGGTACTGGAGAGAAATATGACATTCATGGTGCCATAGATGATTCTACCGGTAAAATAATGGGCCTTTACATGACTAAAAACGAGTGCCGACAGGGATATTTTGAAACTTTAAGATCTGTGGTCTTAAATTATGGTATACCCGTCAGTATTTATACTGATAGACATACTATCTTCCGTTCACCTAAGGCAGACAAACTTACAATTGAAGAACAACTTGCTGGTAAAACTGTTAAAGATACTCAGTTTGGAAGAGCCATGAAAGAACTTGGAATTACTATGATCCCTGCACGCTCACCGCAAGCTAAAGGCCGTATTGAAAGATTATGGGATACTCTCCAAAGCAGACTGCCTGTTGAATTTAAGATAGCAGGTATATCCACTATCGAGCAGGCTAATGAGTTTTTTGCTGACTACTTAATCAAATTTAATGAAAAATTTGCTGTAGCACCTGAAGACACCATTTGCGCTTTTAGAACTCTTCCTGAAGAAATTTGTATAGATAATATACTTTGCGTTAAGGAAGAAAGAATACTTGATAATGGACTAACTTTTTCTTTTATAATCAGCGCTTCAAGGTCGTTACTAATAGTATGTCAGTCTATCCAAAATCGAAAATCAAAGTTCTTCTTAGTCCTAAATTCGGTGTGA
- a CDS encoding NAD(P)/FAD-dependent oxidoreductase, producing the protein MEKKIMQEININGMKLKNRISMAPMYSKYASESGEVSDKLIEYFVRRAKNGVGLIILENTCIEWEQGRIFGNPVAIYDDRFLPGLNELVKAVHRYGTKIIPEIHHVGRQVFSDHINGKPPLAPSAVKSKVGGDMPKKMTEEEIISTIKAFGDAALRAKKAGFDGVELHGAHGYLIQEFISPLTNLRNDRWGGSFENRCRFAIEIIREIRTKVGEEFPLFFRFSAEESSPGGLTLEEGLKYAKVLESEGVDCLDVTHGNYESLKHFPMQGDSFDQLIYLSEAVKSEVSIPVIAVGSLGIKPEIANNVLEAKKADLVNIGRELLADSEFAKKVANDNFDEIRTCLRCNECTGSVDTGKYLACAVNPELGYEYKDLLKSRQKRKNIVVVGAGPAGLEYSITAAKLGHKVTILEKNDYIGGLVKIASIPNYKNTEFSGLLNYYMTMIKRLGINLNLSIKATAEIIEEYSPDLAVLAVGSKAVKLPIKGNQYSEIAVEKLLDNGQGLGEDICVIGGSGVGIDIAMFLREKNKNVKILEMQAEIGGELSPMLSTHLKEVVKANNIEVLTSHLVKEIKENSVIVEHNGQEKEINCDNILSAVGFKNLDTTGLEKSLKDKDIEVQTLSVENGCGHIMDATRNGFWSALELD; encoded by the coding sequence TGTTCGGAGAGCTAAAAATGGGGTTGGCCTAATTATATTAGAAAACACATGTATAGAATGGGAACAGGGTAGGATTTTCGGAAACCCTGTAGCAATATATGATGATAGGTTTCTGCCTGGTTTAAATGAACTTGTTAAGGCTGTTCATCGTTACGGTACTAAAATCATTCCAGAAATACATCATGTCGGTAGACAGGTATTTAGCGATCACATAAATGGCAAGCCACCTTTGGCCCCATCAGCTGTAAAATCTAAAGTTGGTGGAGATATGCCTAAAAAAATGACAGAAGAAGAAATTATATCAACCATAAAAGCTTTTGGGGATGCAGCTCTTAGGGCAAAAAAGGCTGGTTTTGATGGAGTTGAATTACATGGAGCCCATGGATATTTAATTCAAGAATTTATTTCACCTTTAACTAACCTTAGAAATGACAGATGGGGAGGAAGTTTTGAGAACAGATGTAGATTTGCTATAGAGATAATCCGTGAGATTAGAACTAAGGTTGGAGAAGAGTTCCCGCTCTTTTTTCGTTTTAGTGCAGAAGAATCTTCACCTGGAGGATTAACTTTAGAAGAAGGATTAAAATACGCAAAAGTATTGGAATCAGAAGGGGTAGATTGTCTTGATGTAACTCATGGCAATTATGAAAGTTTAAAACATTTTCCGATGCAGGGTGATAGTTTTGATCAGTTAATTTATTTATCAGAAGCTGTAAAAAGTGAGGTTTCGATTCCAGTTATTGCAGTTGGTAGTCTTGGTATAAAACCTGAAATTGCCAACAATGTTTTAGAAGCTAAAAAGGCTGATCTAGTAAATATTGGGCGAGAACTTCTGGCAGATTCTGAGTTTGCCAAAAAAGTTGCCAATGACAATTTTGATGAGATTAGAACCTGTCTTAGATGTAATGAATGTACAGGTAGTGTTGATACAGGGAAATATTTAGCCTGTGCAGTTAATCCTGAATTAGGATATGAATATAAGGATTTATTGAAGTCAAGGCAAAAACGAAAAAATATAGTTGTTGTTGGTGCTGGGCCGGCTGGATTAGAGTATTCAATAACTGCTGCTAAATTAGGTCATAAAGTAACAATTTTAGAAAAAAATGATTACATTGGTGGGCTAGTTAAAATAGCATCAATTCCAAACTATAAAAATACTGAATTTAGTGGTTTATTAAACTATTACATGACCATGATTAAGAGATTAGGTATTAATCTTAATTTATCCATTAAAGCAACGGCAGAAATAATTGAAGAATATTCACCTGATCTAGCCGTGCTGGCAGTTGGATCAAAAGCAGTCAAATTACCGATAAAAGGTAATCAATATTCTGAGATAGCAGTTGAAAAATTGTTGGATAATGGACAGGGTCTGGGAGAAGATATCTGTGTTATTGGTGGTAGTGGTGTAGGAATTGATATAGCTATGTTTTTAAGAGAAAAAAATAAAAATGTTAAGATATTAGAGATGCAAGCAGAAATTGGTGGTGAGTTAAGTCCTATGTTATCTACTCATCTTAAAGAAGTCGTTAAAGCAAATAATATTGAGGTATTAACTTCACATTTGGTTAAAGAAATAAAAGAAAATAGTGTTATTGTAGAACATAATGGTCAGGAAAAAGAAATCAATTGTGACAATATCTTAAGTGCAGTTGGATTCAAAAATTTAGATACAACTGGACTAGAAAAAAGTTTAAAGGATAAAGATATAGAAGTTCAAACTTTAAGTGTTGAAAATGGTTGTGGTCATATAATGGATGCTACTAGAAATGGTTTTTGGAGCGCTTTGGAATTAGATTAA
- a CDS encoding GntR family transcriptional regulator codes for MEVKSDIKENLLNLYTKEQLSNENNKLGMKYQSLSDQIYELIKKKIICHKIKPGERIIDQDIAEEFGVSRSSVRQAFNILEKEELLTLIPRNGFYVRKIKRQDVKEIYEIRNILETSATRLAVERIPDNEIKKVEKVFNAAEKDLKNDKVKNCIKADAFLHEMINSNCGNKRLNKMINKYNGHYVFYRIIDLSGIERAKEAYYMHLKIFEAVKSRDVDLSANLMNQHIRQAKKIILENFEEYTNY; via the coding sequence ATGGAAGTAAAAAGCGATATAAAAGAAAATCTTTTAAATTTATACACTAAAGAGCAATTAAGTAATGAAAACAATAAATTAGGAATGAAATATCAAAGTTTAAGTGATCAAATATATGAATTGATTAAAAAGAAAATCATATGTCATAAAATAAAGCCTGGAGAACGAATTATTGACCAGGATATTGCAGAAGAGTTTGGTGTGAGCAGAAGCTCGGTAAGACAGGCTTTTAATATACTTGAAAAAGAAGAGCTGCTTACCTTGATTCCAAGGAATGGATTTTATGTTAGGAAAATTAAAAGACAAGATGTAAAAGAGATATATGAAATAAGAAATATATTAGAGACATCAGCAACAAGACTGGCAGTTGAAAGAATTCCAGATAATGAAATAAAAAAAGTTGAGAAAGTTTTTAATGCTGCAGAAAAAGATCTCAAAAATGATAAAGTGAAAAACTGTATTAAAGCAGATGCATTTTTACATGAAATGATTAACAGCAATTGTGGAAATAAGCGCTTAAATAAAATGATTAATAAGTATAATGGTCATTATGTATTCTATAGAATTATTGATTTATCAGGAATAGAAAGAGCTAAAGAGGCATATTATATGCATCTAAAAATTTTTGAAGCAGTAAAAAGTAGAGATGTGGATTTATCAGCCAATTTAATGAACCAGCATATAAGACAAGCAAAAAAAATAATTCTTGAAAATTTCGAAGAATATACAAACTATTGA
- a CDS encoding ABC transporter permease, giving the protein MITSNQSTSANNNYSKLKSFTYKYIYLVIILVFVVALTFLSPHFFSYNNFINIFRQVSVNFILGVALTYVIITAGIDLSVGSILAFAGVTAGLFLRTGGNFILAILIALLIGSICGLINGILVSKAKLAPFIATLGMMSIARGLALVVTSGNSITIDNVNYTFLGSGIIYSIPMPVIIAIIVLLISSFVLKKTWFGRYLYAIGGSHEASRLSGIKVDKLIMITYTISGFLSGLAAVVLTARLWSAPPIAGQGYELDAIAAAVIGGASLMGGKGTILGTLYGAMVIGIIRNGLNLLGVSSFLQQVVIGVIIILAVFLDKMRNKGE; this is encoded by the coding sequence GTGATAACGAGTAATCAAAGTACAAGTGCAAATAATAATTACAGTAAATTAAAAAGCTTTACCTACAAGTATATATATCTAGTTATAATTCTGGTATTTGTTGTTGCATTAACATTTTTATCACCTCATTTTTTTTCTTATAATAATTTTATAAATATATTTCGCCAGGTGTCAGTAAACTTTATTTTGGGAGTAGCATTAACATATGTTATTATTACAGCGGGAATTGACTTATCGGTTGGTTCAATATTAGCTTTTGCTGGTGTTACAGCAGGCTTATTTTTAAGAACAGGTGGCAATTTTATTTTAGCAATATTAATTGCTTTATTAATCGGATCAATCTGTGGTTTGATCAATGGTATTTTAGTTTCGAAAGCTAAGTTAGCACCATTTATAGCTACTCTTGGTATGATGAGTATTGCAAGGGGATTAGCTTTAGTAGTTACTTCAGGGAATTCAATTACTATAGATAATGTTAATTATACTTTTTTGGGCTCTGGTATTATTTATTCTATTCCAATGCCTGTTATAATTGCAATTATTGTATTGCTTATTAGTTCTTTTGTACTTAAGAAAACATGGTTTGGGCGCTATTTATATGCTATTGGTGGGAGTCATGAAGCCTCTCGACTTTCGGGAATTAAAGTAGATAAACTTATAATGATTACCTATACTATTTCTGGATTTCTGTCAGGATTGGCAGCAGTAGTACTTACTGCAAGACTTTGGTCGGCTCCTCCTATCGCCGGTCAGGGATATGAACTAGATGCAATTGCAGCAGCAGTTATTGGTGGAGCAAGTTTAATGGGAGGAAAAGGGACGATTTTAGGAACCCTTTATGGGGCTATGGTAATAGGAATTATTAGAAATGGACTTAATTTATTGGGTGTATCTTCATTTTTGCAGCAGGTTGTTATAGGTGTAATTATCATTTTGGCAGTTTTCCTGGATAAAATGAGAAATAAAGGTGAATAA